A single genomic interval of Lathyrus oleraceus cultivar Zhongwan6 chromosome 7, CAAS_Psat_ZW6_1.0, whole genome shotgun sequence harbors:
- the LOC127102299 gene encoding uncharacterized protein LOC127102299, whose protein sequence is MAKAFLKHYQYNTDMAPNRTQLQNLTQRSEESFKEYAQWWRELASRVQPPLLERELVDMFMENLQGTYLDRMVGSTSSGFSDLVLAGERIENMVKMGKIQNSTSTSSASKKPFVPYGKKREGETNAASIIQTRNPTYPQVAAIAPVQLSQQQPFAIPVQTQQQQRELGPPPTVLPPGYDANARCEFHSGALGHSIENCKALKYKVQDLIDSKTITFAPKGPNVNNNPMPPHNNGSTNMMEADNGRRLMSYVDELKTPLIEIKNALMKNNTFPICGNDCEHCLINPQQCRTLKSVIQQLMNQGILVVDCPSTKEDVSTLEIPYDEVPPLQIPYDFSQLTLSTNPVTPIVITVPTPFPYVDTKAVPWMYDTSVYIHGQKVQEEPLKSSGPMINIIGTS, encoded by the exons ATGGCCAAGGCATTCCTCAAGCACTATCAATACAACACTGATATGGCACCTAATCGCACGCAGTTGCAAAATCTGACTCAGAGGTCTGAGGAgtccttcaaagagtatgcccaatGGTGGAGGGAATTAGCTTCTAGGGTACAACCCCCATTGCTAGAAAGAGAACTGGTAGACATGTTTATGGAAAACTTACAAGGTACATACCTTGATAGAATGGTAGGGAGCACCTCTTCAGGCTTTTCTGACCTGGTCTTAGCCGGTGAAAGGATAGAAAATATGGTTAAAATGGGAAAGATCCAGAACTCTACCAGTACTTCTAGTGCATCGAAGAAACCTTTTGTTCCCTATGGTAAAAAACGAGAAGGCGAGACCAATGCTGCCTCCATCATTCAAACAAGAAATCCCACTTATCCACAAGTAGCTGCCATAGCTCCCGTCCAACTAAGTCAACAACAACCATTTGCAATTCCTgttcaaactcaacaacaacaacg GGAGTTAGGACCCCCACCAACGGTTCTTCCTCCCGGTTATGATGCAAATGCCCGCTGTGAATTTCATTCTGGCGCTCTTGGGCATTCGATTGAGAATTGTAAAGCATTAAAGTACAAGGTTCAAGATCTTATTGATTCTAAGACAATCACGTTCGCCCCCAAGGGGCCGAATGTAAATAATAACCCGATGCCCCCTCACAACAATGGATCAACGAATATGATGGAGGCTGACAATGGAAGGAGATTGATGTCCTATGTGGACGAGTTAAAAACACCACTCATCGAGATCAAGAATGCTTTAATGAAGAATAATACCTTTCCCATCTGTGGTAATGACTGTGAACATTGTCTGATTAACCCGCAACAATGTAGAACATTGAAGTCTGTCATACAACAATTAATGAACCAAGGGATCTTGGTGGTAGACTGCCCGTCCACAAAGGAAGATGTGTCTACCCTCGAGATACCATACGACGAAGTCCCTCCTCTGCAAATTCCATATGACTTCTCTCAGTTAACTCTGTCGACAAATCCTGTTACTCCAATTGTAATAACAGTTCCCACACCATTCCCATACGTTGACACCAAGGCAGTCCCATGGATGTATGACACCTCAGTCTACATTCATGGTCAGAAGGTACAAGAAGAACCGTTGAAGTCTAGTGGCCCAATGATCAATATCATCGGCACTAGCTGA